From Phycodurus eques isolate BA_2022a chromosome 1, UOR_Pequ_1.1, whole genome shotgun sequence, one genomic window encodes:
- the LOC133401592 gene encoding sodium-coupled neutral amino acid transporter 3-like, which produces MELQKMNGHSREDGFDGLDAMTEHEEFLPHKAGAKRETHFTDFEGKTSFGMSVFNLSNAIMGSGILGLAYAMSNTGILLFIILLIFIAILSAYSIHLLLRSAGVVGIRAYEQLGNRAFGPLGKILAGSIITVHNIGAMSSYLFIVKSELPLVIQAFLGKHENTGEWFLTGNYLIIIVSAAIILPLALMKQLGYLGYTSGFSLSCMVFFLISVIYKKFNIDCPLEDSHHNISLIADNYTITEDDEDFCDAKLFTINSQTAYTIPILAFAFVCHPEVLPIYTELRDPTKKRMQNVANISILAMFIMYLLTALFGYLTFYGAVESELLHTYSRVDPLDVLILCVRLAVLVAVTLTVPVVLFPIRRAILQILCPDKPFHWARHISIALFLLILVNVLVIFVPSIRDIFGLIGATSAPSLIFILPGIFYIRIVPTEQEPFLSRPKIQATCFAALGFIFMVVSLSFICIDWVNGEKRSGGGH; this is translated from the exons CTTTGATGGGCTGGATGCCATGACCGAACATGAGGAATTTCTCCCTCATAAAGCTGGTGCCAAAAGAGAAACCCACTTCACAGAT TTCGAAGGGAAGACTTCATTCGGGATGTCCGTTTTTAACCTCAGTAACGCCATAATGGGAAGCGGAATTCTGGGATTGGCCTACGCCATGTCCAACACTGGAATCCTTCTTTTTAT AATCCTGCTGATTTTCATTGCTATTCTGTCTGCATATTCAATCCACCTACTGCTGAGAAGTGCGGGAGTTGTTG GCATCCGAGCGTATGAGCAGCTTGGGAACAGAGCATTCGGTCCACTGGGAAAAATTCTGGCGGGGAGCATCATCACAGTACACAACATTGGAG CAATGTCCAGCTATCTCTTCATTGTGAAGTCTGAGCTGCCGCTGGTTATTCAGGCTTTTCTTGGCAAACATGAAAACACGGG AGAATGGTTCTTGACTGGAAACTACTTGATCATCATTGTTAGCGCTGCCATCATCCTTCCTCTTGCACTCATGAAACAACTTG GTTATCTGGGATATACAAGTGGCTTCTCTCTTTCTTGCAtggtgtttttcctcatttcg GTGATCTATAAGAAATTCAACATCGATTGTCCCCTGGAGGACAGTCATCACAACATAAGCCTCATTGCTGACAACTACACAATCACAGAAGATGATGAAGACTTTTGTGATGCCAAGCTCTTCACTATCAACTCACAG ACGGCATACACCATCCCAATTCTGGCCTTTGCATTTGTCTGCCACCCTGAGGTGCTGCCCATCTACACAGAGCTACGAGA TCCCACCAAGAAGCGTATGCAGAATGTTGCCAACATTTCCATCTTGGCCATGTTCATCATGTACCTGCTAACAGCTCTTTTTGGATACCTCACCTTCTATG gTGCCGTGGAGTCTGAACTGTTGCACACCTACAGCCGAGTGGACCCCCTGGACGTGCTGATCCTTTGTGTGCGCCTGGCCGTGCTCGTGGCTGTCACTCTGACTGTGCCCGTGGTTCTCTTCCCA ATCCGCCGGGCCATACTACAGATCTTGTGCCCTGACAAGCCTTTCCACTGGGCCAGACACATTTCCATCGCGTTGTTTCTCCTCATTTTGGTCAACGTGCTGGTCATCTTCGTGCCCTCCATCCGTGACATTTTTGGCCTCATCG GAGCCACATCAGCCCCCAGCCTCATCTTCATCCTGCCCGGAATCTTCTACATACGAATCGTTCCCACAGAGCAAGAACCTTTTCTGTCCAGACCCAAAATTCAG GCTACATGCTTTGCTGCATTGGGATTCATCTTCATGGTCGTGAGTTTGTCATTTATCTGCATCGACTGGGTGAACGGAGAGAAACGAAGCGGCGGTGGACACTAG